A genomic window from Parvularcula sp. LCG005 includes:
- a CDS encoding fumarylacetoacetate hydrolase family protein, producing MANLSIMPMAIPLVPCIDGQVFPVRRVFCVGKNYADHVAEMGSDARKDPPVYFTKPVDAVIVPDLEAPDVPYPPRTENLHFEGELVIAMARGGADIVEAEALSHVYGYAVGCDLTRRDLQKAAKDRGAPWDMAKGFDHSAVIGHLTPGAEMARGKSISLSVNGQERQAAPLDTMIYSVAQIIADLSTYVALAPGDLIYTGTPAGVGALSRGDRVAIRVDGLAPLDFSIS from the coding sequence ATGGCCAATCTATCCATCATGCCCATGGCAATTCCGCTGGTGCCCTGTATTGACGGGCAGGTCTTTCCTGTTCGTCGCGTCTTCTGTGTCGGCAAGAACTACGCTGACCACGTGGCGGAGATGGGAAGCGATGCGAGGAAAGACCCGCCGGTCTATTTCACCAAACCGGTCGACGCTGTCATCGTTCCTGATCTGGAAGCACCGGACGTTCCCTATCCGCCCCGTACTGAGAACCTGCATTTCGAGGGTGAGCTGGTCATCGCCATGGCCCGCGGCGGTGCCGATATTGTTGAGGCGGAAGCCCTGTCGCACGTCTATGGCTACGCCGTGGGCTGCGACCTGACCCGCCGCGACCTGCAAAAGGCGGCCAAGGATCGCGGGGCGCCGTGGGATATGGCCAAGGGCTTTGATCATAGTGCCGTTATCGGCCATCTGACCCCCGGGGCAGAGATGGCACGGGGCAAATCGATCTCCCTGAGCGTCAATGGGCAGGAGCGGCAGGCTGCACCACTCGACACCATGATTTATAGCGTGGCGCAGATCATTGCCGACCTGTCGACCTATGTGGCGCTGGCGCCGGGAGACCTCATTTACACTGGCACGCCCGCCGGGGTCGGTGCGCTGAGCCGCGGCGATCGCGTCGCCATCCGTGTGGATGGTCTTGCGCCTCTCGATTTTTCCATTTCATGA
- a CDS encoding GlsB/YeaQ/YmgE family stress response membrane protein → MNILLWIVIGGIAGWLAEQVMKSNQGLLMNIVLGIVGAVVLNAILMAVGVGTLGGLLGQLVIAFLGACFLIWIGRVIRRRSV, encoded by the coding sequence ATGAATATTCTGCTTTGGATTGTTATTGGCGGCATTGCTGGTTGGTTGGCTGAACAGGTCATGAAATCGAACCAGGGTCTACTGATGAATATCGTTCTTGGTATTGTTGGTGCCGTGGTGTTGAACGCCATTCTGATGGCTGTGGGCGTGGGTACGCTTGGCGGTCTTCTTGGTCAGCTGGTTATCGCCTTCCTTGGCGCCTGCTTCCTGATCTGGATCGGCCGGGTCATCCGTCGCCGGAGCGTCTAA
- a CDS encoding alpha/beta hydrolase, whose amino-acid sequence MLIEIVMAALMSAAVPEDNQPPAMEVTVSGEGAPVLLIPGLASGADVWAETADRLDDQYEVHIVHFAGFAGLPPVEGPFLETRLAALTNYLAAEELDGVTVIGHSLGGFMATELALTAPARVEKVVSVDSLPFAGLLFLGAPTEEAARPAAAQFAEQLLAMDDATYAAQAKMTAASYTMKESRQAQIVSSTLASDRATVAAAMQVLMTTDLRDDLPRLDAELLIIYPWAEGGPYTADQTDAFYRAQFSGAPRLSAQRIDNARHFVMYDQPEAFFKALESFLAP is encoded by the coding sequence ATGTTGATCGAGATTGTCATGGCGGCGCTGATGTCTGCTGCCGTACCGGAAGACAACCAGCCCCCAGCAATGGAAGTGACCGTGTCGGGAGAAGGCGCGCCCGTACTTCTCATTCCCGGGCTGGCCAGTGGCGCCGACGTGTGGGCGGAGACGGCCGACCGTCTTGATGATCAGTATGAGGTGCACATTGTGCATTTCGCGGGTTTTGCTGGCCTGCCGCCTGTGGAGGGGCCCTTTCTGGAGACGCGCCTTGCGGCGCTGACCAATTATCTGGCGGCGGAGGAATTGGATGGCGTGACGGTCATCGGGCACAGTCTGGGTGGCTTCATGGCAACGGAACTGGCGCTTACCGCCCCGGCGCGTGTTGAGAAGGTGGTGTCCGTCGACAGCCTGCCATTTGCGGGGCTCCTTTTCCTCGGTGCACCAACCGAGGAGGCCGCACGGCCCGCGGCGGCCCAGTTCGCGGAACAGTTGCTGGCGATGGATGACGCGACCTATGCCGCGCAAGCCAAGATGACCGCGGCGTCCTATACGATGAAAGAGAGCCGCCAGGCCCAGATCGTCTCCAGTACCTTGGCGTCAGATCGCGCGACGGTGGCCGCAGCCATGCAGGTCCTGATGACCACGGATCTGCGAGACGACCTGCCTCGTCTCGACGCTGAATTGCTGATCATCTATCCTTGGGCCGAAGGCGGACCATACACGGCGGACCAGACCGATGCTTTTTACCGCGCGCAGTTCTCGGGCGCGCCGCGTCTTTCGGCGCAGCGGATCGACAATGCCCGGCATTTCGTCATGTATGATCAGCCTGAGGCGTTTTTCAAAGCTCTGGAAAGTTTCCTCGCCCCATAG
- a CDS encoding DUF418 domain-containing protein, which yields MISSPTGGPAPTPADQRIVYIDVLRGVAVLMIFVVNIKGMTMPFPYYINPWLWPSPLDEAIAIGQRFVVDDKWRTIFTALYGAGLVLVGDRYGEDARRLLARRNGWLIAFGLIHMIGIWIGDILFFYGVTGLIAMRFSKMSVSRLFWWGGFCLLLGTIWSAGAEMAPLFDDLIYGVLKDSMWAYNEEVMGYQIAAMLSGVPEQLQYRLGDAVGYIFYYFLGTGFWLVTLGLMVLGMAFYRAGLLQGRWSVRTCLWIAVPCLAAAWALDAAQLIFVAGRGGTYDAHLFTSPFLHLDGYLGALGYAALISVMVSRGWPLRRLAAVGRMAFTNYIACSLIGTTIAGGHTWGLAWFGQVALWPLLLVVIGTMILLLIISPWYLSYFRYGPLEWLWRSLVYRRLQPILKRG from the coding sequence ATGATATCTTCTCCGACTGGCGGCCCGGCGCCCACACCGGCAGACCAGCGCATCGTCTATATCGATGTCCTGCGCGGTGTCGCCGTGCTGATGATCTTCGTGGTGAACATCAAGGGCATGACCATGCCCTTTCCTTACTACATCAATCCGTGGTTGTGGCCATCGCCGCTTGATGAGGCGATTGCCATCGGCCAACGGTTCGTGGTCGATGATAAATGGCGCACCATTTTCACAGCGCTGTATGGCGCTGGCCTCGTTCTTGTGGGTGATCGGTATGGAGAAGATGCGCGACGTCTTCTGGCCCGACGGAATGGCTGGCTGATCGCCTTTGGTCTTATCCACATGATTGGCATTTGGATCGGTGACATCCTGTTCTTTTACGGGGTGACCGGACTGATCGCGATGCGGTTCAGCAAAATGTCCGTCAGCCGACTTTTCTGGTGGGGTGGTTTTTGTCTCCTGCTCGGAACGATCTGGTCTGCGGGTGCTGAAATGGCGCCGCTTTTCGATGACCTCATTTACGGCGTCCTCAAAGATTCCATGTGGGCCTATAATGAGGAAGTGATGGGCTACCAGATCGCTGCCATGCTCAGCGGCGTGCCCGAACAGCTGCAGTACCGGCTCGGCGATGCGGTCGGCTACATCTTCTATTACTTTCTCGGGACCGGCTTCTGGCTCGTTACGCTGGGGCTGATGGTCCTTGGGATGGCGTTCTACCGCGCCGGTCTGCTGCAGGGGCGGTGGTCAGTACGCACTTGCCTGTGGATCGCCGTGCCATGCCTTGCGGCCGCTTGGGCGCTGGATGCCGCGCAACTCATCTTTGTCGCCGGCAGGGGAGGCACCTATGATGCGCATCTCTTCACGTCGCCATTTCTACATCTTGATGGCTATCTTGGCGCGCTTGGCTATGCCGCCCTCATCTCGGTGATGGTCTCCCGCGGCTGGCCGCTTCGCCGCTTGGCGGCGGTCGGCCGTATGGCGTTTACGAACTACATTGCCTGCTCGCTGATCGGTACAACGATTGCCGGGGGGCATACCTGGGGGCTCGCGTGGTTTGGCCAGGTCGCTTTGTGGCCGCTTTTGCTGGTAGTGATCGGCACCATGATCCTGTTGCTGATCATATCACCCTGGTATCTGTCCTACTTCCGTTATGGTCCGCTCGAATGGCTATGGCGCTCGCTGGTCTATCGGCGGCTGCAGCCCATACTCAAAAGAGGTTGA
- a CDS encoding IS1595 family transposase has protein sequence MSILSKPFFHDEAAAFEYLEGIVWGDEPVCPHCGCTGKIKKIAANPEKRVRHGLHRCNDCRRQFTVKVGTVFEHMRIPLHKALQAVYLMCASKKGVSAHQLHRILEVTYKTAWFLAHRIREAMRAGELAPFGGNGGDVQVDETFIGTDPEANQDVRSRNYVQKMKVLTLLDRETGIARSSVIDDLKVTTIKPIVDANIAKEARIVTDEAPRFKRIATGFAGHESVNHSADEYVRKDDPTVTTNHVENYFSVFKRGMKGTYQHCAKKHLHRYLAEFDFRYNLRSAKGVNDGERTEAALTGIAGKRLTYRSAC, from the coding sequence ATGTCTATTCTGTCCAAACCGTTCTTTCATGATGAAGCCGCTGCCTTTGAATACCTTGAAGGCATTGTCTGGGGCGATGAGCCTGTCTGCCCACATTGTGGCTGCACGGGAAAAATCAAGAAGATCGCGGCAAATCCTGAAAAGCGTGTGCGCCACGGCCTGCACCGCTGCAATGACTGCCGTCGTCAGTTCACGGTCAAAGTTGGCACCGTGTTCGAGCACATGCGCATTCCTCTCCATAAGGCTCTACAGGCTGTCTATCTGATGTGCGCCAGCAAGAAGGGCGTCAGCGCCCATCAGCTGCATCGCATTCTTGAAGTCACCTACAAGACGGCTTGGTTTCTTGCCCACCGTATCCGCGAGGCTATGCGCGCGGGTGAGCTGGCACCTTTCGGCGGCAATGGTGGCGACGTACAGGTCGATGAGACTTTCATCGGCACCGATCCAGAGGCCAATCAGGACGTCCGCAGCCGCAACTACGTGCAGAAGATGAAAGTCCTGACGTTGCTGGACCGCGAAACAGGCATTGCCCGCAGCAGCGTTATTGATGACCTGAAAGTCACGACCATCAAGCCGATTGTGGACGCCAACATTGCCAAGGAGGCTCGTATCGTCACCGACGAGGCTCCACGCTTCAAGCGCATTGCCACAGGCTTTGCTGGTCACGAGAGCGTCAACCACTCTGCCGATGAGTATGTCCGCAAGGATGACCCTACGGTCACAACAAACCACGTCGAGAATTATTTCAGCGTCTTCAAGCGCGGCATGAAGGGCACTTACCAACATTGCGCCAAGAAGCACCTGCACCGCTATCTGGCAGAGTTCGACTTCCGCTATAACCTCCGCTCTGCAAAGGGCGTCAACGATGGGGAACGGACGGAAGCCGCGCTAACGGGTATCGCCGGCAAGCGGCTGACGTATCGATCAGCTTGTTAA
- a CDS encoding PH domain-containing protein: MGYVAKTLAPGERVLTQARFNWTYSVGPFLWFLVGIVPIFWVAFVHLTTGDVPGQGQWLYILGAVPAFAGIWLLLAHEIELITTEIAVTTTRFVYKTGLISRDTKEVSLNKIEEINLQQSIWGRIFNYGHMILRGTGVGVITLPDVDNPVQLRRTIEGAKAQLRGSGDDSQMTDAPDDSTADDRRTKAPLSAPPRLAPQQR; the protein is encoded by the coding sequence ATGGGATACGTTGCAAAGACACTGGCGCCGGGGGAACGGGTTCTGACTCAGGCCCGGTTCAACTGGACCTATTCCGTCGGTCCCTTTTTGTGGTTCCTGGTCGGCATCGTGCCGATTTTCTGGGTCGCTTTTGTCCATCTGACGACCGGCGATGTCCCCGGCCAGGGTCAGTGGCTTTATATCCTGGGAGCTGTGCCCGCCTTTGCTGGCATCTGGCTGTTGCTCGCCCATGAAATTGAACTGATCACGACGGAAATCGCCGTCACGACCACGCGGTTTGTCTACAAGACCGGGCTGATCTCTCGCGATACAAAAGAAGTGTCGCTGAACAAGATCGAAGAAATCAATCTTCAGCAATCCATCTGGGGCCGAATTTTCAATTACGGCCATATGATCCTGCGCGGTACCGGCGTCGGCGTTATCACCCTTCCCGATGTCGATAACCCGGTGCAGCTGCGGCGGACAATCGAAGGCGCCAAGGCGCAGCTCCGCGGATCAGGTGATGACAGCCAGATGACCGACGCGCCTGACGACAGCACCGCCGATGACCGCAGGACCAAGGCACCATTGTCAGCGCCGCCCCGTCTGGCTCCCCAGCAACGCTGA
- the ettA gene encoding energy-dependent translational throttle protein EttA, producing MARQFIYFMQGLSKSYGAKKILDNVHLQFYPDAKIGVVGVNGAGKSTLLKIMAGIDQEFSGEAYAADGAKIGYLPQEPQLDNSKTVFENAAEGVVEIKAKVQEFNDVSMQLAEDYSDELMEKMSSLQEEIDAMDGWDVDSRVEMAMEALRCPPGDWPVDKLSGGEKRRVALARLLLAKPDLLLLDEPTNHLDAESVAWLENYLRNFPGAVVLITHDRYFLDNVTGWILELDRAKGIPYEGNYSSWLQQKQKRMEQEKREEASHKKTLSRELDWINQGQKARQAKSKARIQAYEEMANKAASETVSTAQIQIPPGPRLGSIAIEVDNIKKSFGEKLLIDDLSFKLPPGGIVGIIGPNGAGKTTLFRMLTGEEQPDDGSVRIGETVKMGYIGQTREDLDDKKTVWEEISDGLDIIKLGEKREVNSRAYCTWFNFKGGDQQKKVGDLSGGERNRLKMAKMLKEGSNLLLLDEPTNDLDVDTLRELETAIDEYPGCAVVISHDRWFLDRIATHILAFEGDSHVEWFEGNFEDYIEDKKRRLGPDADVPKRIKYRKAER from the coding sequence ATGGCCCGCCAATTCATCTACTTCATGCAAGGCCTCAGCAAATCCTATGGGGCCAAGAAGATCCTCGATAACGTCCACCTGCAGTTCTATCCCGACGCCAAGATCGGCGTGGTCGGGGTGAACGGCGCGGGTAAATCGACGCTACTGAAGATCATGGCGGGGATCGACCAGGAATTCTCCGGTGAGGCCTATGCCGCCGACGGCGCGAAGATCGGCTACCTGCCGCAGGAGCCGCAGCTCGACAATTCCAAGACGGTCTTTGAAAACGCGGCCGAGGGCGTCGTGGAGATCAAGGCCAAGGTGCAGGAATTCAACGACGTCTCCATGCAGCTGGCGGAGGATTATTCCGACGAGCTGATGGAGAAGATGTCTTCCCTGCAGGAAGAGATCGACGCCATGGATGGGTGGGACGTCGACAGTCGCGTGGAGATGGCGATGGAGGCCCTTCGCTGTCCTCCCGGCGACTGGCCGGTGGACAAGCTGTCAGGCGGGGAGAAGCGCCGCGTCGCGCTGGCGCGCCTCCTGCTGGCGAAGCCCGACCTCCTGCTGCTCGACGAACCGACCAACCACCTTGATGCGGAAAGCGTCGCTTGGCTTGAGAATTACCTGCGCAACTTCCCCGGCGCCGTCGTGCTGATCACCCACGACCGCTACTTCCTCGACAATGTCACGGGCTGGATCCTTGAACTCGATCGGGCCAAGGGTATTCCGTATGAGGGCAATTACTCCTCATGGCTGCAGCAAAAGCAGAAGCGGATGGAGCAGGAGAAGCGCGAAGAGGCGTCCCACAAGAAGACCCTGTCCCGCGAGCTGGACTGGATCAATCAGGGGCAGAAGGCGCGCCAGGCCAAGTCCAAGGCGCGGATTCAGGCCTATGAGGAGATGGCCAACAAGGCGGCCAGCGAAACCGTCAGTACGGCGCAGATCCAGATCCCGCCCGGGCCGCGTCTCGGCAGCATCGCGATTGAGGTGGACAACATCAAGAAGTCGTTTGGTGAGAAACTGCTGATCGATGATCTCAGCTTCAAGCTGCCGCCCGGCGGTATCGTCGGCATTATCGGTCCCAACGGGGCGGGTAAGACGACCCTGTTCCGTATGCTGACCGGAGAAGAGCAGCCCGATGACGGCTCCGTCCGGATCGGCGAAACGGTGAAGATGGGCTATATCGGCCAGACCCGCGAAGACCTCGATGACAAAAAGACCGTGTGGGAAGAAATCTCCGACGGTCTCGACATCATCAAGCTTGGGGAGAAGCGCGAGGTGAACTCCCGCGCCTATTGCACCTGGTTCAACTTCAAGGGCGGCGACCAGCAGAAGAAAGTTGGCGACCTTTCGGGCGGTGAGCGCAACCGGCTGAAAATGGCCAAGATGCTGAAGGAGGGGTCAAACCTTCTCCTCCTCGACGAACCGACCAACGATCTGGACGTGGATACGCTGCGGGAACTGGAAACGGCTATTGATGAATATCCGGGGTGCGCCGTGGTCATCAGCCACGATCGCTGGTTCCTGGACCGCATCGCGACGCACATCCTCGCCTTCGAGGGCGACAGCCATGTGGAATGGTTCGAGGGGAACTTCGAGGACTATATCGAGGACAAGAAACGCCGCCTCGGCCCCGATGCCGATGTGCCCAAGCGGATCAAATACCGGAAAGCGGAGCGGTAA
- a CDS encoding EF-hand domain-containing protein, with translation MLFSSLSISVLMSFSASAGAPGPTDGEVYRTLATDPVAFEDADLNGDGVISDDEFGRYKDRQRTAPVRSRRYRAGLGGHDLNNDSALTPYELYPEADYDLSTGGSRSPSSRVDDDAPYDD, from the coding sequence ATGCTGTTTTCCAGTCTGTCGATATCTGTCCTGATGAGCTTTTCCGCCAGCGCGGGTGCCCCCGGTCCCACGGATGGCGAGGTCTATCGGACGCTCGCCACTGATCCCGTGGCGTTCGAGGACGCGGATCTGAACGGCGATGGTGTTATCAGCGATGACGAATTTGGCCGCTACAAGGATCGCCAGCGCACAGCCCCCGTTCGGAGTCGCCGGTATCGCGCAGGTCTTGGCGGGCATGATCTGAATAATGACAGTGCACTGACGCCCTATGAGCTTTATCCGGAAGCAGATTATGATTTGTCGACGGGCGGCAGCCGTTCACCATCGTCGCGGGTCGATGACGACGCCCCCTACGACGACTGA
- a CDS encoding GAF domain-containing protein, producing the protein MTDKREIYRQTTQEILAVLEGETNLTARMATVSCLLAHAFPDNIWTGFYLVDPEKERELVVGPYQGTLGCLRIPFDRGVCGAAARLEETQVVKDVHEFEGHIACDSRSVSEIVLPVYGADGKLFAVLDIDNPEAGTFDEVDREALEALIAKVFPHAM; encoded by the coding sequence ATGACTGACAAACGCGAAATCTATCGTCAGACCACGCAGGAAATTCTCGCTGTGCTGGAGGGGGAGACCAACCTCACCGCGCGGATGGCGACGGTATCATGCCTGTTGGCCCATGCCTTTCCTGACAACATCTGGACCGGGTTCTATTTGGTCGATCCGGAGAAAGAGCGGGAGCTTGTGGTCGGGCCCTATCAGGGCACGCTGGGTTGCCTGCGCATTCCGTTCGACCGCGGCGTCTGCGGCGCGGCAGCACGGCTTGAAGAAACGCAGGTCGTGAAGGATGTGCACGAGTTCGAAGGCCACATTGCCTGTGACAGCCGGTCTGTCAGCGAAATTGTGCTGCCTGTCTATGGGGCAGACGGCAAACTGTTCGCGGTGCTTGATATCGACAATCCCGAAGCGGGAACATTTGACGAGGTTGATCGCGAAGCGCTTGAGGCGCTGATCGCCAAGGTCTTTCCGCACGCAATGTAA
- a CDS encoding type II toxin-antitoxin system VapC family toxin, translating into MADIPEYYWDACMWIALINQEAGRDDACRYVLQRAQRNEVQIWTSSFTLAEVFKKRCIPGTQETGISASNDANFEDFIEQPFVTQVQVDRDVGVAARRLLRRYPVLKKPQDAVHLATALIYSLDELHTFDGSDLIRLDGQIEKPDGELLKICEPPSPPDPNAGTLFEGSHDGKNVTKKTG; encoded by the coding sequence TTGGCTGATATTCCTGAATACTATTGGGACGCGTGCATGTGGATTGCCCTCATCAACCAGGAGGCGGGCCGTGACGATGCTTGCCGGTACGTGTTGCAGCGGGCTCAGCGTAACGAGGTCCAGATCTGGACTTCATCATTTACTCTCGCGGAAGTTTTTAAAAAAAGGTGCATCCCCGGCACTCAAGAAACAGGCATAAGCGCTAGCAATGATGCAAACTTCGAAGATTTTATTGAGCAGCCATTTGTAACGCAGGTTCAGGTTGATAGAGATGTCGGCGTAGCTGCAAGGCGCTTGTTGCGTAGATACCCGGTGCTCAAAAAGCCACAGGATGCAGTTCATTTAGCTACAGCGTTGATCTACAGCCTTGATGAACTGCATACCTTCGACGGCAGTGATCTTATAAGACTAGACGGTCAAATAGAGAAGCCTGACGGAGAGTTGCTGAAAATTTGCGAGCCGCCATCTCCACCTGATCCAAATGCCGGAACCTTGTTTGAGGGATCGCATGACGGTAAAAATGTCACAAAAAAAACAGGCTGA
- a CDS encoding ATP-binding protein has product MMQILGCIATQHDWQLVLVAAVVCIIYSFASIELMTRARDAQLAIRWRWALSGAVATGLGIWATHFIGMLAYEYQWSQGLDAGLTFASAIVGIVGAAIAYWANLRLPSLSGPIVAGLALACGTSLLHYLGMFAYTTGAMLVWQPDYIVLSVSLSILFSVLAMVAWYKGAPKALAAALLVAEIVLLHFTGMTALTVIPTVADVTATLITREAVETSVIAVALVSALVGYLVLRFDNQMTRQKAREADQLKVMAKRLEDALHRAEASNRAKGDFLANISHEMRTPMNGILGMAQVMKTTELTDQQKRYIEVLEGAGNALMVVINDVLDFSKLEAKRVKLEEAPFDIRAMVTEIIAKYRDSAAAKGLKITHEIDNELPPYFDGDALRVRQILSHLIKNAVKFTMHGEVSIRVLSIKSGVRLEVVDTGMGIEESVRCRIFEKFEQADTSRSRQFDGTGLGLSLCYELATLMNGTIDVSSVVGEGSTFWVDLPLKKTSRTPEQGAAKSKVPPPMAPAASKVEVASSADAAADEHEQAPYILVAEDNAVNQQVIKTLLRSCPYEVVLVDNGQKAVEMFAERRPALIIMDVAMPVMDGHAATRAIRHLEAQRRAKPVPIVAATAHVLAQDREACFQAGMDDFMTKPLNRDLIKDMVERWAGPTEARAA; this is encoded by the coding sequence ATGATGCAAATCCTGGGGTGTATTGCCACCCAGCATGACTGGCAGCTGGTCCTGGTCGCGGCAGTTGTCTGCATTATCTACAGCTTTGCTTCGATTGAGCTCATGACTCGTGCACGAGACGCTCAGCTGGCGATACGCTGGCGCTGGGCGCTCAGCGGCGCTGTAGCGACGGGTCTTGGGATTTGGGCCACGCATTTTATCGGCATGCTCGCTTACGAATATCAGTGGAGCCAGGGGCTGGATGCGGGCCTGACCTTTGCATCGGCCATCGTGGGCATCGTTGGCGCGGCCATCGCCTATTGGGCCAATCTGCGCCTGCCATCCCTGAGCGGTCCTATCGTCGCCGGCCTCGCGCTCGCCTGCGGGACAAGCCTGCTGCACTATCTCGGCATGTTTGCCTACACGACCGGCGCCATGCTGGTCTGGCAGCCGGACTACATCGTGCTGTCGGTCAGCCTGTCGATCCTGTTCTCCGTCCTCGCCATGGTCGCATGGTATAAAGGCGCCCCCAAAGCGCTGGCTGCGGCGCTTCTGGTTGCAGAAATAGTGCTCTTGCATTTTACCGGCATGACGGCTCTCACGGTCATTCCGACGGTCGCGGATGTCACGGCCACTCTGATCACTCGCGAAGCCGTCGAGACAAGTGTCATCGCCGTGGCGCTGGTGTCCGCCCTGGTGGGCTATCTGGTGCTGCGCTTTGACAACCAGATGACGCGCCAGAAAGCGCGTGAAGCAGATCAGCTGAAGGTGATGGCCAAGCGGCTTGAGGACGCCTTGCATCGGGCAGAGGCGTCCAATCGGGCCAAGGGCGATTTTCTCGCCAATATCAGCCACGAAATGCGTACGCCGATGAATGGCATTCTGGGCATGGCCCAGGTCATGAAGACAACCGAACTGACGGATCAGCAGAAAAGATATATCGAAGTCCTGGAAGGGGCGGGGAACGCGTTGATGGTCGTCATCAACGATGTGCTCGATTTCTCGAAGCTCGAGGCGAAGCGCGTCAAGCTGGAGGAAGCACCCTTTGATATTCGCGCCATGGTCACGGAGATCATTGCCAAATATCGGGACAGCGCAGCGGCCAAAGGCCTGAAAATCACGCATGAAATTGATAACGAACTGCCACCATATTTCGATGGCGACGCACTGCGCGTGCGTCAGATTCTCAGCCATCTGATCAAGAACGCGGTGAAGTTCACCATGCATGGTGAAGTTTCAATCAGGGTGTTGAGTATCAAGTCCGGCGTACGGCTTGAAGTCGTGGATACCGGGATGGGGATCGAGGAGTCTGTCCGTTGCCGTATCTTTGAAAAATTCGAACAGGCTGACACTTCGCGATCTCGTCAATTTGACGGGACCGGACTGGGGCTGTCCCTGTGCTACGAACTGGCCACACTGATGAATGGCACGATTGATGTCAGCAGTGTTGTCGGTGAGGGGTCGACCTTCTGGGTCGATTTGCCGCTCAAGAAGACGTCGCGAACGCCGGAGCAGGGCGCGGCCAAGTCAAAAGTGCCGCCACCAATGGCGCCGGCGGCGTCAAAGGTGGAAGTCGCCTCGTCTGCAGATGCCGCGGCGGATGAACATGAACAGGCGCCCTACATTCTTGTGGCGGAGGACAATGCGGTCAATCAGCAAGTCATCAAGACTCTGCTGCGCAGCTGTCCCTATGAGGTCGTCCTGGTCGACAATGGCCAGAAAGCTGTCGAAATGTTCGCCGAACGGCGTCCGGCCCTGATTATCATGGATGTGGCGATGCCTGTCATGGACGGCCATGCCGCCACCCGCGCCATCCGGCACCTTGAAGCGCAGCGGCGCGCCAAGCCCGTTCCGATCGTGGCGGCAACGGCCCATGTGCTGGCGCAGGATCGTGAAGCCTGCTTCCAGGCCGGTATGGATGACTTCATGACCAAACCCCTGAACCGCGACCTGATCAAGGACATGGTCGAGCGCTGGGCGGGGCCGACGGAAGCACGTGCAGCCTGA
- a CDS encoding N-acetyltransferase family protein has translation MTSLSIRPATDQDMVAVTDIYGAAVRDHNASWEWTPPDLADMRARRDGVLSRGLPYLVACRGDLVIGFAYLGPFRLRRAYDWSLENSVYVNPEAQGLGAGRELMTTLIDWAEANDYRQMLAVIGDGAGGASVPFHRRLGFIEAGTIPHMGWKAGAWRDLVLMYRSLGPGDTQPPRHRLDADS, from the coding sequence ATGACATCTCTGTCTATTCGTCCGGCGACGGACCAAGACATGGTGGCCGTGACAGACATCTATGGGGCGGCCGTGCGCGACCATAATGCGTCGTGGGAATGGACCCCGCCGGATCTGGCCGACATGCGGGCACGGCGAGATGGGGTGCTGTCCCGCGGTCTGCCCTACCTTGTGGCCTGCAGGGGCGATCTGGTCATTGGCTTTGCGTATCTTGGCCCGTTCCGCCTGCGCCGAGCCTATGACTGGTCGCTTGAAAACTCTGTCTACGTTAATCCCGAGGCTCAGGGTCTGGGGGCGGGGCGGGAACTGATGACCACCCTGATAGACTGGGCTGAGGCCAATGATTACCGCCAGATGCTGGCGGTCATTGGCGATGGCGCCGGCGGCGCATCGGTGCCGTTTCATCGTCGCCTTGGTTTCATCGAGGCGGGCACCATCCCCCATATGGGATGGAAAGCCGGCGCATGGCGTGATCTGGTGCTCATGTACCGTTCACTCGGGCCCGGCGACACACAGCCGCCCCGCCACAGGCTCGACGCCGACAGCTGA
- a CDS encoding helix-turn-helix transcriptional regulator, which produces MNNSLKEWRTERGLSQQALADALGVSRQTVISIEKGRYDPSLPLAFAIARVFGCQIEDLFVPDDQ; this is translated from the coding sequence TTGAACAACAGCCTCAAAGAATGGCGCACCGAACGGGGCCTGTCACAGCAGGCCCTGGCCGATGCGCTGGGCGTATCGCGGCAGACGGTCATCTCCATTGAGAAGGGCCGCTATGACCCGTCGCTGCCGCTGGCCTTCGCGATTGCGCGGGTCTTTGGCTGTCAGATCGAGGATCTGTTTGTCCCTGACGATCAGTGA